Genomic DNA from Deltaproteobacteria bacterium:
GTTCCTGCACCAAGCTATTATCGTAGAACTGTTCCGGTTTGGCGCTTTTCGCCTTGGGATTTTTCTTCGCAATGTCGTCCAGCGTCACTTGAAAACCGGCGGGTTTCACCAGGGGGACTTTCTCGATGAAATCGTAGCCGTAGAGCAGACTGCCGTCGAGCATGCCTTGATCTTTGATCTTGGTGTATTTGGTAAAGATCGCTTTGGTCTCTTCCTTCTTGGTGTGCATGAAGTGCACGGCACGGCCGTAGGCACGCAGATAAGCTTTGGCTTGAGCGCGCCGCTCGCGGATAAATTTACGCGTGGTGGTCACGCCGACGTGGAGGAACGGAATATTTTCTTTCGCTAGATTGGCCAAAATATGCGCCCCGCCCTGTTGCGCGACATAGGCCATGGGCTGGGAAAATGCCGAAGCATGCACGGTACGTTTGCCCATCGCCGCGGCGATCTCGGGCAGCCCGCCGATCTGAATCAGCGGCACATCTTTCACCGGCTCCAAGCCATACTTGGTCAAGAACATGCGCATGCCGACATCGCCGGACGAGCCGAAACGCGTGACGCCGACGGTTTTACCTCTCAAATCGGCGATAGTTTTGATTTCCGGTGTGGCCATGATGTAAAACGCCACGACGTTGGTGATGCCGCCCATCGCCACCAAATCGCCGCCTTGCAAACCGACATCGGCGATCACCTGGCCGTTGGCCGGAGAGATCATCACCTCGCCGGCAAGCGTCGCCTGGGCCACGGTGGACGAACTGGGAATATAAACTAGCTCGGTATCGATCCCCTCTTGTTTGGCGAATCCGGCATCCTGAATGATCCAGAAGGTCGCGTTGAGCGCGCTGATCGATGAATAAGCCTGCACGAACTTCTGCGCCAGCGCGGCGCTCGGCAACCACAGCAGCGAGAGCGTGACCAAAATTTTCGCGATTCGATTCGTCATATCCGTCCTATCCGACCGATCCGTCCGATTCTTTCCAGCAGTGGTACCGGCAGCTCACTCGGCTGTCAAGCCGCACACTTTTCTCTTGCAACCCAAAGAGAGCTGTCCTATGTTCCGGCTGAAACGGCCTTGACCCTCTATCGGTTCATCCCCGCGCGTGCGGGGAACACGAAACGTCTCTCAGCGAGAAATCGCCGACGCGCGGTTCATCCCCGCGCGTGCGGGGAACACTTGTGATTTTTGACTGTGCGATTAGCGATGGGCGGTTCATCCCCGCGCGTGCGGGGAACACGGCAAGCTCGGCCTGGGTCCAGCCACGTTTTTCGGTTCATCCCCGCGCGTGCGGGGAACACCCAAAGAAGGAAACTGCGC
This window encodes:
- a CDS encoding ABC transporter substrate-binding protein, whose protein sequence is MTNRIAKILVTLSLLWLPSAALAQKFVQAYSSISALNATFWIIQDAGFAKQEGIDTELVYIPSSSTVAQATLAGEVMISPANGQVIADVGLQGGDLVAMGGITNVVAFYIMATPEIKTIADLRGKTVGVTRFGSSGDVGMRMFLTKYGLEPVKDVPLIQIGGLPEIAAAMGKRTVHASAFSQPMAYVAQQGGAHILANLAKENIPFLHVGVTTTRKFIRERRAQAKAYLRAYGRAVHFMHTKKEETKAIFTKYTKIKDQGMLDGSLLYGYDFIEKVPLVKPAGFQVTLDDIAKKNPKAKSAKPEQFYDNSLVQELIDEGFFVKLWGRAP